The following are encoded together in the Cryptosporangium aurantiacum genome:
- a CDS encoding Zn-ribbon domain-containing OB-fold protein, with the protein MGNETAPTGVATKVVAGEYFTHDDDGVHLRITECRDCASRWFPPVAICSRCAGTNLTDVDSGTTGIAYASTVVRVGPPGFPAPYVLSYVDIDGVRVLAHTEGESALTPDTPVALTVGEIGNKDGTPLVSYVARALSGGDRK; encoded by the coding sequence ATGGGCAACGAAACCGCCCCGACCGGCGTCGCGACCAAGGTCGTCGCCGGCGAGTACTTCACTCACGACGACGACGGGGTGCACCTGCGCATCACCGAGTGCCGGGACTGCGCCAGCCGCTGGTTCCCGCCCGTCGCGATCTGCTCGCGGTGCGCCGGAACGAACCTGACCGACGTCGACAGCGGCACGACCGGGATCGCCTACGCCTCCACGGTCGTCCGCGTCGGCCCGCCCGGATTCCCCGCACCTTATGTCCTCAGCTACGTCGACATCGATGGCGTGCGGGTGCTCGCCCACACCGAGGGGGAGTCCGCGCTGACGCCGGACACCCCCGTTGCGCTGACGGTGGGCGAGATCGGCAACAAGGACGGGACGCCGCTCGTGTCCTACGTGGCGCGCGCACTCTCCGGAGGTGATCGGAAATGA
- a CDS encoding SDR family oxidoreductase yields MPVVFIGSAPTSLTDTVLAQLRDAGWDVASDESGPFDAVVVDAGLVGGQVNDTVVAELLAGARRWPFRAGDAGGGAIVVVGSRDQLGSGKRAEAAAVAGALASVVRSLALELAPSQVRVNLVAPFDPSVEDVRSLLPTPVAVEDVAATVVFLADPRSSYVTGQVLYVCGGASLLSSLSV; encoded by the coding sequence GTGCCTGTCGTCTTCATCGGGTCCGCTCCGACGAGTCTCACCGACACCGTTCTCGCCCAGCTGCGGGACGCCGGGTGGGACGTCGCTTCGGACGAGAGCGGCCCATTCGATGCCGTCGTGGTCGATGCGGGACTCGTCGGAGGGCAGGTCAACGACACCGTCGTTGCCGAGTTGCTCGCCGGCGCACGGCGATGGCCGTTCCGGGCTGGCGACGCCGGCGGCGGGGCGATCGTCGTCGTGGGTAGTCGGGACCAGCTAGGCAGCGGAAAGCGTGCCGAGGCCGCAGCGGTCGCCGGGGCGCTCGCCTCGGTGGTCCGGAGCCTCGCGCTGGAGCTGGCGCCGTCGCAGGTGCGGGTGAACCTGGTCGCGCCGTTCGACCCGTCCGTCGAGGACGTGCGCAGCCTGCTGCCCACGCCCGTCGCCGTCGAGGACGTCGCCGCGACCGTTGTCTTCCTCGCCGACCCACGCAGCAGCTATGTGACCGGTCAGGTGCTTTACGTCTGCGGTGGAGCCAGCCTGCTGTCGAGCCTGAGCGTCTGA
- a CDS encoding SDR family NAD(P)-dependent oxidoreductase, with protein sequence MKLKGKTAIVTGAAQGIGLAIATELAAQGAAVTIADRSAEGAERAAAELTAAGLTASAAVADVTSADAANALVAVGEERHGPLDILVNNAGISINSGIRKLSDEDWNRTLAVNLTGVMNCSRAAARVMADRRSGRIVNITSRAWLGWFGQSAYSASKGGVVSLTRSLGIELARFGITVNAVAPGLIDTPLIRNETPEVMAKLLAAQPSGVIGKPEDVAWAVSYFAGPAGASTTGQVLYVCGGKSLYTRPA encoded by the coding sequence GTGAAGCTCAAGGGAAAGACCGCCATCGTCACCGGCGCGGCCCAGGGCATCGGTCTGGCCATCGCGACCGAGCTGGCCGCGCAGGGCGCGGCCGTCACGATCGCCGACCGGTCCGCCGAGGGCGCCGAACGCGCCGCGGCGGAGCTCACCGCGGCGGGGCTCACTGCCTCGGCCGCAGTCGCCGACGTCACCTCGGCCGATGCCGCCAACGCGTTGGTAGCGGTCGGCGAAGAACGCCACGGGCCGCTGGACATCCTGGTGAACAACGCCGGCATCAGCATCAACAGCGGGATCAGGAAGCTGAGCGACGAGGACTGGAATCGCACCCTCGCCGTCAACCTGACGGGCGTCATGAACTGCTCGCGCGCGGCGGCCCGGGTGATGGCCGACCGGCGATCGGGCCGAATCGTCAACATCACGTCGCGGGCATGGCTGGGGTGGTTCGGGCAATCCGCGTACTCGGCGTCGAAGGGCGGCGTGGTCTCGCTCACCCGATCGCTCGGCATCGAACTGGCCCGATTCGGGATCACCGTGAACGCCGTCGCGCCCGGCCTCATCGACACTCCGCTCATCCGCAACGAGACGCCGGAAGTGATGGCAAAACTCCTCGCGGCTCAGCCCTCCGGCGTCATCGGCAAACCCGAAGACGTCGCCTGGGCAGTCTCTTACTTCGCCGGGCCGGCCGGTGCTTCGACGACGGGGCAGGTTCTCTATGTCTGTGGTGGCAAGAGCCTCTACACGCGGCCGGCGTGA
- a CDS encoding CoA transferase, translating into MTAVRPLGGLAVAELDSSLALAFCGKYLAGLGADVTAYGPRLADYDNAVRDYVDDGKRMSTDPRPTGSLGDYDIVLASDVPSGLPDHVVVVVVTDQGRTGPQSTLPGGDFLAQARSGLMSLVGVPDQAPLALGGHQIEYSAGLAAFTGAMVALHQRDKDGRGQVVETSLLEVAAYIEWKGRMYHQVGNVLTRGDRSGPIITECSDGQFGFYYRATDWPAILRVFGSERLDDPRFAGHPERVRHSRELVEVINELSAGLTRDELYHRLQAVGVPAGPIYTPTDLLRSEQYRQRGFLVPLDSAGPESLQPALPVTFNGARSAAPYQAVTTGGVRR; encoded by the coding sequence ATGACTGCCGTCCGCCCGCTCGGAGGCCTGGCAGTCGCGGAACTCGACTCCTCCCTCGCGTTGGCCTTCTGCGGGAAGTACCTCGCCGGCCTCGGCGCTGACGTGACGGCCTACGGGCCACGGCTCGCCGACTACGACAACGCGGTCCGCGACTACGTGGACGACGGCAAACGTATGTCGACGGACCCTCGGCCGACCGGGTCGCTCGGCGACTACGACATCGTCCTGGCGTCCGACGTCCCGAGCGGGCTTCCTGACCACGTCGTCGTGGTCGTCGTGACCGACCAGGGCCGAACGGGGCCGCAGTCCACGCTGCCGGGGGGCGACTTCCTCGCTCAGGCGCGCTCGGGGCTGATGTCACTGGTGGGCGTGCCGGACCAAGCGCCGCTGGCCCTCGGTGGCCACCAGATCGAGTACTCAGCCGGGCTAGCGGCCTTCACCGGAGCCATGGTCGCCCTGCACCAGCGCGACAAGGACGGGCGCGGCCAAGTGGTCGAGACCTCTCTGCTGGAGGTCGCCGCCTACATCGAGTGGAAGGGCCGGATGTATCACCAGGTCGGCAACGTGCTCACTCGAGGCGATCGGTCCGGGCCGATCATCACCGAGTGCAGCGACGGTCAGTTCGGCTTCTACTACCGCGCGACCGACTGGCCGGCGATCCTTCGCGTGTTCGGCTCCGAACGTCTCGACGATCCACGGTTCGCCGGCCATCCGGAGCGGGTGCGCCATTCCCGGGAACTGGTCGAGGTCATCAACGAGCTGTCCGCCGGACTCACGCGAGACGAGTTGTACCACCGGCTCCAAGCGGTCGGCGTACCGGCCGGACCGATCTACACACCGACCGACCTGCTGCGTTCTGAGCAATATCGCCAGCGCGGCTTCCTCGTGCCCCTGGACTCCGCCGGGCCGGAAAGCCTCCAGCCTGCTCTGCCGGTGACCTTCAACGGCGCCCGGAGCGCCGCCCCCTACCAGGCCGTGACGACCGGAGGAGTACGCCGATGA
- a CDS encoding NAD(P)/FAD-dependent oxidoreductase, which translates to MTEPAENARVLVVGAGQAAGELAGALRAGGHQGPVTLVGSEPHFPYTRPPLSKAYLRGEVDTPELYLRPADFYRDHDVTVHRGVAVEWVDLGGRKAGCDDGSVLEWDRLVFATGGRPRRIADSGLGSAGNVHYVRTIDDVKRLRSTTIAESRFAVIGGGYVGLEVAAVLRGLDARVTVIEAADRLLARVTSPVVSEFFLRVHTEEGVDVRLSTQVEGYQVEDGNVSAVVLADDSRIPVDQVLIGIGMVPNDEVAARAGLDVDNGIVVDEFCRAGVAGVYAIGDVARHPDPLNGGLRRLESMPNAAAQARLVAEDILGRGRRYDDLPWFWSDQYDVKLQAAGSTVGCDAVAIRGDVTSGRRFSVFYLRDGVVRAVDALSSPADFAAGKALIASGAVVPISDLQDPSVPLRKRRSFASEAS; encoded by the coding sequence ATGACGGAGCCGGCTGAGAACGCGCGCGTTCTCGTGGTCGGGGCGGGACAGGCGGCAGGCGAACTCGCGGGTGCGTTACGGGCCGGTGGCCACCAGGGTCCGGTGACGTTGGTCGGTTCCGAGCCGCATTTCCCTTACACCCGGCCGCCGCTTTCGAAGGCCTACCTCCGGGGTGAGGTGGACACCCCGGAGCTGTACCTGCGCCCTGCGGACTTCTACCGGGACCACGACGTCACGGTGCACCGTGGCGTGGCCGTCGAGTGGGTCGACCTGGGGGGAAGGAAGGCCGGATGTGACGACGGTTCGGTGCTCGAATGGGACCGCCTCGTCTTCGCCACCGGCGGGCGCCCGCGTCGCATCGCGGACTCCGGGCTCGGGAGCGCAGGCAACGTCCACTACGTCCGCACCATCGACGACGTGAAGCGTCTCCGGTCCACGACGATCGCAGAATCCCGCTTCGCCGTCATCGGAGGCGGGTACGTCGGGCTCGAAGTGGCCGCCGTGTTGCGGGGTCTGGACGCCCGGGTGACGGTGATCGAGGCCGCCGACCGGCTCCTCGCCCGCGTGACCTCACCCGTCGTCTCGGAGTTCTTCCTCCGCGTCCACACCGAGGAAGGCGTGGACGTCCGGCTCTCGACCCAGGTCGAGGGCTATCAGGTCGAGGACGGAAACGTCTCCGCGGTGGTGCTGGCCGACGACTCACGAATCCCGGTCGACCAGGTGCTGATCGGCATCGGGATGGTGCCCAACGACGAGGTCGCCGCACGGGCCGGCCTGGACGTGGACAACGGCATCGTCGTCGACGAGTTCTGCCGGGCCGGGGTCGCCGGCGTCTACGCGATCGGTGACGTCGCTCGACACCCCGATCCGCTGAACGGGGGCCTGCGGCGGCTCGAGTCCATGCCGAACGCCGCGGCCCAGGCACGTCTCGTAGCCGAGGACATCCTCGGCCGGGGACGGCGCTACGACGACCTTCCGTGGTTCTGGTCCGACCAGTACGACGTCAAGCTGCAGGCCGCCGGATCGACGGTGGGCTGCGACGCCGTGGCGATCCGCGGTGACGTCACGTCGGGGCGCCGCTTCTCGGTCTTCTACCTCCGGGACGGCGTGGTGCGCGCGGTCGACGCCCTCTCCAGCCCGGCCGATTTCGCTGCCGGGAAGGCTCTCATCGCGTCGGGCGCCGTCGTCCCGATCAGCGACCTACAGGACCCGAGCGTCCCGCTGCGCAAGCGACGGTCGTTCGCTTCCGAGGCGTCCTGA
- a CDS encoding TetR/AcrR family transcriptional regulator, whose protein sequence is MSAAVQASDATPERILQAAITELAEHGFAGLRTDRVVAAAGCNKQLLYYYYGSKAGLRDAVLERMASESAPRWEQLEGLGLVDAVRVITETMAAGERHWRRVLAWEGAEHVIGESEIVLEELRTKAWQRMVRVFESAQADGTLSESVDAKILALLFSLMTMAPDTLPQITRMVTGQEASDPAFVEGLVETIRFLGASVAQDVRS, encoded by the coding sequence ATGTCCGCAGCTGTCCAGGCCTCTGACGCCACACCCGAGCGCATCCTTCAGGCCGCAATCACAGAACTCGCCGAGCACGGGTTCGCGGGCCTGCGAACCGATCGCGTCGTCGCGGCGGCCGGGTGCAACAAGCAGCTTCTGTACTACTACTACGGGAGCAAGGCCGGCCTCCGTGACGCTGTTCTGGAGCGGATGGCGAGCGAGTCCGCTCCCCGTTGGGAGCAGCTCGAGGGGCTGGGCCTCGTGGACGCCGTGCGGGTGATCACGGAGACCATGGCGGCCGGCGAGCGACACTGGCGACGCGTACTGGCCTGGGAGGGCGCGGAGCACGTGATCGGGGAGTCCGAGATCGTGCTCGAGGAACTGCGCACCAAGGCGTGGCAGCGGATGGTCCGCGTCTTCGAATCCGCGCAGGCCGACGGCACCCTGTCGGAGAGCGTCGATGCGAAGATCCTGGCCTTGCTGTTCAGCTTGATGACGATGGCGCCGGACACGCTGCCCCAGATCACCCGCATGGTCACGGGGCAGGAGGCCTCGGATCCGGCCTTTGTCGAAGGGCTCGTAGAGACCATCCGCTTCCTGGGGGCGAGCGTCGCGCAGGACGTCAGGTCCTGA
- a CDS encoding thiolase family protein — protein MTNVYIAGAAVHPFGKHKTLSAADLGVSAAATLLADTGVTPDAIQAGFVGSVYGGSLVAQRILQRVGVSGQPVFTIENACASGGSAANLAWQGIAAGVYDCVLVVGVENLSAFGGGTLPLTTADIEIDQGVVMPATYAMRAQRYLFETGATVADLTNVAVKNRGNGALNPRAHLRKAVTAEEVEASRPVADPFNLFHCCPNSDGAAAVLLCSEAFAKQLGRPTARIRASVVRSGQFHTSYRDMTWPDITDRTASAAYEMSGITPADLDLVELHDAFAIAEFLHAEALGIAERGKAYQAVADGEFNIGGRVAVSPSGGLLSRGHPVGASGVTQLAEAYWQLIGTAGDLQVPNAQVALTHTTGGGIFGVDNGACSVHILTAEG, from the coding sequence ATGACGAACGTTTACATCGCTGGGGCGGCCGTGCACCCCTTCGGCAAGCACAAGACGCTGTCGGCCGCCGACCTCGGCGTGTCGGCAGCGGCGACGCTGCTCGCTGACACCGGAGTCACGCCGGACGCGATTCAGGCCGGCTTCGTCGGCTCCGTGTACGGCGGCTCCCTCGTCGCGCAGCGCATCCTGCAGCGGGTCGGGGTCTCCGGCCAGCCCGTGTTCACCATCGAGAACGCCTGCGCCAGCGGCGGATCGGCGGCCAACCTCGCGTGGCAGGGAATAGCCGCCGGCGTCTACGACTGCGTGCTGGTCGTCGGAGTGGAGAACCTGTCCGCGTTCGGCGGCGGAACCCTGCCGCTCACCACCGCCGACATCGAGATCGACCAGGGCGTCGTCATGCCGGCGACCTACGCCATGCGGGCGCAGCGCTACCTGTTCGAGACCGGAGCGACGGTCGCTGACCTGACCAACGTGGCGGTGAAGAACCGCGGTAACGGCGCTCTCAACCCGCGCGCCCACCTCCGCAAGGCGGTCACCGCGGAGGAGGTCGAAGCATCGCGTCCGGTCGCCGATCCGTTCAACCTGTTCCACTGCTGCCCGAACAGCGACGGCGCCGCGGCGGTGCTGCTGTGCAGCGAAGCCTTCGCGAAGCAACTGGGACGGCCCACGGCCAGGATCCGCGCCAGCGTGGTGCGATCGGGCCAGTTCCACACGTCGTACCGCGACATGACCTGGCCGGACATCACCGACCGCACAGCATCGGCGGCCTACGAGATGTCGGGCATCACGCCGGCCGACCTGGACCTGGTCGAGCTGCACGACGCGTTCGCGATCGCGGAGTTCCTGCACGCCGAGGCACTCGGCATCGCCGAGCGAGGCAAGGCCTACCAGGCGGTCGCGGACGGAGAGTTCAACATCGGGGGCCGCGTCGCGGTGAGCCCGAGCGGCGGACTCCTCTCCCGCGGGCACCCGGTCGGCGCGAGCGGCGTGACGCAGCTCGCCGAGGCTTACTGGCAGCTGATCGGAACCGCCGGTGATCTCCAGGTTCCGAACGCCCAGGTCGCGTTGACCCACACGACCGGTGGCGGGATCTTCGGCGTCGACAACGGCGCCTGCTCCGTCCACATCCTGACCGCGGAGGGGTGA
- a CDS encoding enoyl-CoA hydratase/isomerase family protein, translated as MSEIDASPRPGVSTERDDAILIVRLDREDVHNSLDPESMVLLRRTLEDFRDDDSLAVAIVTGAGSRAFCAGSDLRRTPPEGSPFAKALLGPWEHGAHDGGYVRAITLNEIGVGKPLIAAINGHAVGGGLEIALNCDLRIASTNATFSLPEARWASLPAVGGLSLLLRAVPPAVAMKMVLTGDRIDAAEAHRVGLVSDVYEPDELLGAALELAHRIAANGPLSVRAMTQLAQRSYELPLSQAIAMEQAMWGLLRDTEDRAEGRRAFGERRAPKYGGQ; from the coding sequence ATGTCGGAGATCGACGCATCACCGCGCCCGGGTGTCAGCACGGAGCGAGACGACGCGATCTTGATCGTGCGTCTCGATCGGGAGGACGTCCACAACTCCCTCGACCCGGAGTCGATGGTTCTGCTGCGGCGCACCCTCGAAGACTTCCGCGACGACGACTCGCTCGCCGTCGCCATCGTGACCGGAGCCGGCAGCCGTGCGTTCTGCGCCGGGTCCGACCTGCGCCGCACACCGCCGGAAGGCAGTCCTTTCGCGAAGGCGCTGCTCGGGCCGTGGGAACACGGTGCACACGACGGCGGCTACGTCCGGGCCATCACGCTCAACGAGATCGGCGTCGGCAAACCGCTCATCGCCGCCATCAACGGTCACGCCGTGGGCGGCGGTCTGGAGATCGCATTGAACTGCGATTTGCGGATCGCCTCGACCAACGCGACGTTCTCCCTGCCGGAGGCTCGCTGGGCGAGCCTCCCGGCGGTCGGCGGCCTATCGCTCCTGCTCCGGGCCGTCCCGCCGGCGGTGGCGATGAAGATGGTGCTGACCGGCGATCGGATCGACGCCGCCGAGGCGCATCGCGTCGGCCTGGTCAGCGACGTGTACGAGCCGGACGAACTGCTCGGCGCCGCACTCGAACTGGCGCACCGGATCGCGGCGAACGGCCCGCTCTCCGTCCGGGCGATGACCCAGCTCGCCCAGCGCAGCTACGAGCTCCCGCTCAGCCAGGCGATCGCTATGGAGCAGGCGATGTGGGGTCTGTTGCGCGATACCGAGGACCGAGCCGAAGGACGCCGGGCCTTCGGCGAACGACGCGCCCCCAAGTACGGAGGACAGTAA